The Acidimicrobiales bacterium region CAGCGGGAGCCAAACGACCAGGGACCACGGTCCAACAACGCGCCACCAACCAGCAGTACCCCACCGAGCGCCACCACTGGTAGGCCGCTGCCTACCGACCGTTCGAGCGACGAGACGGCGTCGACGGCCCGCACGTCGGAGATCTCCAGACCGGCCACTGCCAGCAGCACGCCCCCGGCTAGCAGCAGCACCAGCTTGTGCACCAGCCCCCGCTGTCCGATCCACAGTGCCCCGGTCACTCCGGCGGCAACCAGGCCGGTAACCAGCACGAGCACGGCATCGCCGGCGAGATCCCACCCGATCAGGTGGTCGACGGCTCCGTCGGCCCGATCCACAACGATCCACGGCAGGAACGTCCCCATGATGGCCAGCACCACGCCGACCGTCGCCGCCATCGCCGCCAGGCCGTTGCCCGCGGGTCGTTCCCGACGCGGTGGGTCGCCCCCGAGGTCGGGTGGACCGACCGGCGGCGCGTCGCCGGGATGTACGGCCCTGATGCCGAACGGCGGCGTATGGGGCAGCGGCGAATCAGCCCCGCGGGCACGGTCATCGCTGGTGCTGGCCTCGACCTCGTCGGCCGATTCCTGATCATCCATGGGTTCCCCCGTTTCTCATCGGTCGCCCCGACCCGCTGTTGCGGATCGCCCGATCAGTCGAGCACCGGGCGGGATTTGAACCCGCGGCTTTACGGCTTTGCAGGCCGTCCCCTTGGGCCTCTCGGGCACCGGTGCATCTCTCCGGTCGGAACCGGAGCAGAGCCAATGGTAGCGCTGCGTCCCCGGCCTCAATCGGGCCGGTCCTCGGCCAACTTCACCGTGCAGGTGCCCTGGGCCAGAGCCACCAGACGCATCCCGTCGTCGGCCAGGTTCTCGACCCGGATCGAGACCACCGCGGATCGCTTCGTCATGGCCTCGATGGTGGCCGTGGCCCGGCACGTCCCCTCCGACACCGGCTTGAGGTAGTTGACCTTGAACTCGGTGGTGGCCGCCCATGACCCCGGCGGCATCACCGGGTAGAGGACCACGCCCAGGCAGTGGTCACAGAGGGCGGCCAGGCAACCCCCGTGCATGTTTCCGATGAATGACAGGTGCTGGTCGTCCACGTCGAACTCGGCGACCAGGCGGCCGGCCGATATCTCCTCGTGGCGGATCCCCAGAAATCCGTCGATGCAGGTGTCGGACTTCCGCCCGACCATGAAATCGATGAAGCCCTGGTTCCGGACCTGTAGCCCGGACGCAGGAAGATCTTGTGTGGTCATCGTCGGCTCTCCTCACCCCGTCGGGGATGGTCGTCGCCCACGCTATGCACCAGCAAGGATGGGGC contains the following coding sequences:
- a CDS encoding PaaI family thioesterase, whose amino-acid sequence is MTTQDLPASGLQVRNQGFIDFMVGRKSDTCIDGFLGIRHEEISAGRLVAEFDVDDQHLSFIGNMHGGCLAALCDHCLGVVLYPVMPPGSWAATTEFKVNYLKPVSEGTCRATATIEAMTKRSAVVSIRVENLADDGMRLVALAQGTCTVKLAEDRPD